A genomic segment from Gossypium hirsutum isolate 1008001.06 chromosome D04, Gossypium_hirsutum_v2.1, whole genome shotgun sequence encodes:
- the LOC107899326 gene encoding ribulose bisphosphate carboxylase/oxygenase activase 2, chloroplastic yields MATAVPAVRAVNRLPLKSNGRGPTPSSIFLGKSVKKGTSKVNQNKVFPKNFKVVSEYDESKQTSKDRWVGLVYDESDDQQDITRGKGMVDTLFQAPVGTGTHHAIMSSYDYISQGLRTFNYDNTIDGFYIAPAFMDKVVVHITKNFLNLPNIKVPLILGIWGGKGQGKSFQCELVFAKMGINPIMMSAGELESGNAGEPAKLIRQRYREAADIIRKGKMCCLFINDLDAGAGRMGGTTQYTVNNQMVNATLMNIADNPTNVQLPGMYNKEENPRVPIIVTGNDFSTLYAPLIRDGRMEKFYWAPTREDRIGVCSGIFRIDNVPREDIIKLVDTFPGQSIDFFGALRARVYDDEVRKWISDVGVQNVGKRLVNSREGPPTFEQPKMTLEKLLEYGNMLVQEQENVKRVQLSDKYLKEAALGDANDDAIKNGSFYGKAAQQVGLPVPEGCTDPSAANFDPTARSDDGSCVYN; encoded by the exons ATGGCTACTGCTGTCCCAGCCGTTAGAGCTGTCAACAGACTGCCG CTGAAGTCGAATGGCCGTGGTCCAACTCCAAGCTCAATATTCTTGGGGAAAAGTGTGAAGAAGGGTACCTCAAAGGTCAACCAGAACAAGGTTTTTCCCAAGAATTTCAAGGTTGTTAGTGAATATGATGAGTCAAAGCAAACCTCAAAAGACAGGTGGGTGGGACTCGTCTATGATGAATCTGATGACCAACAGGATATTACCAGAGGAAAGGGAATGGTGGACACTCTCTTCCAGGCTCCTGTGGGAACTGGAACTCACCATGCTATCATGAGCTCCTATGACTACATCAGTCAAGGTCTTCGCAC GTTCAACTATGACAATACCATTGATGGGTTCTACATTGCTCCTGCGTTCATGGACAAGGTTGTTGTTCACATcaccaaaaacttcttgaatctGCCAAATATTAAG GTTCCTCTTATTTTGGGTATTTGGGGAGGTAAAGGCCAAGGGAAATCATTCCAATGTGAGCTTGTCTTTGCCAAGATGGGAATCAA TCCCATTATGATGAGTGCTGGTGAATTGGAAAGTGGGAATGCTGGAGAGCCTGCAAAATTGATTAGGCAAAGGTATCGTGAGGCAGCAGATATCATCAGAAAGGGAAAGATGTGTTGCCTCTTTATCAACGATCTCGATGCAGGTGCGGGAAGGATGGGTGGAACCACCCAATACACGGTTAACAATCAAATGGTGAATGCTACCCTCATGAACATTGCTGATAACCCTACAAATGTTCAGCTCCCTGGTATGTACAACAAGGAAGAGAACCCTCGTGTTCCTATCATAGTTACCGGTAATGACTTTTCCACATTGTATGCTCCTCTTATCCGTGATGGTCGTATGGAGAAATTCTACTGGGCCCCTACTCGGGAAGATAGGATTGGGGTGTGCTCGGGTATTTTCAGAATTGACAATGTTCCTCGGGAAGACATTATCAAGCTTGTTGATACTTTCCCTGGACAATCTATTG ATTTCTTTGGTGCTCTCAGGGCAAGAGTATATGACGATGAAGTGAGGAAATGGATTTCAGATGTTGGGGTGCAAAATGTTGGCAAAAGACTTGTGAATTCGAGGGAGGGACCTCCAACTTTCGAGCAGCCCAAAATGACTCTTGAGAAGCTACTTGAGTATGGAAACATGCTTGTCCAAGAACAGGAGAATGTGAAGAGAGTGCAGTTGTCTGATAAGTACTTGAAAGAGGCAGCTCTTGGAGATGCTAATGATGATGCCATCAAGAATGGAAGTTTCTATG GCAAAGCAGCTCAGCAGGTTGGTCTTCCTGTCCCTGAAGGCTGCACTGACCCATCGGCAGCAAACTTCGATCCAACGGCCCGTAGCGATGATGGGAGCTGTGTTTACAATTAA